The Geotrypetes seraphini chromosome 8, aGeoSer1.1, whole genome shotgun sequence genome includes a region encoding these proteins:
- the ATCAY gene encoding caytaxin, whose product MGTTEATLRMENVDMDVEVKEEWQDDDFPRPLPEDTGVDSLCSPEDEHASSPPSTLNINGSHRKRKTLTAPEINISLDHSEGSILSDDFLDTPDDLDINVDDIETPDETDSLEFLGNGNELEWEDDTPVATAKNMPGDSADLFGDGTVEEGSATNGRLWRTVIIGEQEHRIDLQMIKPYMKVVTHGGYYGEGLNAIIVFAACCLPDSSSADYHYIMENLFLYVISSLELLVAEDYMIVYLNGATPRRRMPGLGWLKKCYQMIDRRLRKNLKSLIIVHPSWFIRTVLAISRPFISVKFLNKIQYVHSLEELEQMIPMEHVQIPDGVLQYDEERSRARKERSEEKPEEVARERMS is encoded by the exons ACCCCTTCCTGAAGACACGGGGGTGGATTCACTTTGCAGTCCAGAGGATGAGCATGCATCTT CACCACCGTCTACGTTAAATATTAATGGGTCACATCGCAAGAGAAAGACTCTCACGGCTCCTGAAATTAACATCTCACTGGATCACAGTGAAGGATCCATCCTGTCCGATGACTTCCTTGATACCCCCGATGACCTCGATATTAATGTGGATGACATTGAGACCCCAGATGAAACAGACTCCCTCGAGTTCCTGGGGAATGGAAATGAACTGGAATGGGAAG ATGATACCCCTGTGGCCACTGCAAAAAACATGCCAGGTGACAGTGCAGACTTGTTTGGGGATGGGACGGTTGAAGAAGGCAGTGCAACCAATGGCCGCCTTTGGAGGACAGTGATTATTGGGGAGCAGGAACACCGCATTGACCTGCAGATGATAAAACCATATATGAAAGTGGTGACGCATGGAG gATACTATGGTGAGGGTCTGAATGCCATCATTGTCTTTGCTGCCTGCTGCCTCCCAGACAGTAGCTCTGCCGATTACCATTACATCATGGAGAATCTCTTCCT GTATGTAATCAGCAGCCTGGAGCTACTGGTAGCTGAGGATTATATGATTGTGTACCTGAATGGAGCTACACCTCGTCGGAGAATGCCAGGTCTGGGCTGGTTGAAGAAATGTTATCAGATGATTGACAGAAG ACTGAGGAAGAACCTGAAATCTCTGATTATTGTTCATCCTTCTTGGTTTATTCGGACAGTGCTGGCCATCTCCAGGCCCTTTATAAG CGTCAAATTTCTCAACAAGATCCAGTATGTGCACAGCTTAGAGGAACTGGAACAGATGATCCCCATGGAACATGTCCAGATACCTGACGGTGTACTACA GTATGATGAAGAGAGAAGTAGAGCCAGAAAAGAAAG GTCAGAAGAGAAACCAGAAGAGGTGGCAAGGGAAAG GATGTCATGA